In Virgibacillus sp. NKC19-16, a single genomic region encodes these proteins:
- a CDS encoding acyl-CoA dehydrogenase: MDFSYSEKVIDLQKKVNDFMETHVYPNEKTYEEQLNQQENRWVKTPAIMEELKQKAKEEGLWNLFLPESEYGAGLTNQEYAPLCEIMGKSMIGPEVFNCSAPDTGNMEVLARYGTEEQKKQWLNPLLAGEIRSCFSMTEPDVASSDATNIQTSIKRDGDEYVINGRKWWSSGAGDPRCKIAIVMGKTDETASKHEQQSMILVPLDTPGVKIERMLPVFGYDDAPHGHAEILYDNVRVPAENMLWDEGKGFAIAQGRLGPGRIHHCMRLIGAAERALEDLCKRVQTREAFGKKIADQGVVQEWIADSRINIEQARLLTLKAAYMMDTVGNKEAKTEIAMIKVVAPNMALDVIDKAIQAFGAAGVSDGSTLAYHWANARTLRLADGPDEVHRRQIANLELRKYS, translated from the coding sequence ATGGACTTTTCTTATTCCGAAAAAGTAATAGATTTGCAGAAAAAGGTAAATGATTTCATGGAAACTCATGTTTATCCAAATGAAAAAACTTATGAAGAGCAATTAAATCAGCAGGAAAATCGTTGGGTTAAAACCCCTGCTATCATGGAAGAATTGAAGCAAAAGGCAAAAGAAGAAGGGTTATGGAACTTATTCTTACCCGAGAGCGAATATGGTGCTGGATTAACCAATCAGGAATATGCACCACTTTGTGAAATAATGGGGAAATCTATGATAGGACCTGAGGTATTTAATTGTAGTGCACCGGATACGGGAAATATGGAAGTTTTGGCTCGTTATGGTACAGAGGAACAAAAGAAGCAGTGGCTGAATCCGCTTCTTGCTGGTGAAATTCGTTCTTGTTTTTCAATGACAGAGCCTGATGTTGCTTCTAGTGATGCTACAAATATTCAAACCAGTATTAAAAGAGATGGAGATGAATACGTCATAAATGGACGGAAATGGTGGTCTTCTGGTGCTGGCGATCCTCGTTGCAAAATTGCCATTGTAATGGGGAAAACGGATGAAACAGCATCAAAGCATGAACAACAATCGATGATTCTTGTACCGCTCGACACTCCAGGTGTTAAAATTGAGCGTATGCTTCCGGTGTTTGGTTATGATGACGCACCACATGGTCATGCAGAAATTTTGTATGATAACGTGAGAGTACCTGCTGAAAATATGCTGTGGGATGAAGGAAAAGGATTTGCTATTGCACAGGGACGACTTGGACCTGGACGAATTCATCATTGCATGCGGTTAATTGGTGCTGCAGAAAGAGCGCTTGAAGATTTATGTAAGCGTGTACAAACAAGAGAAGCTTTTGGTAAAAAGATAGCAGATCAAGGTGTTGTGCAAGAATGGATTGCCGACTCTCGAATCAATATTGAACAGGCGCGTCTATTAACATTAAAAGCTGCTTACATGATGGATACGGTTGGTAATAAAGAGGCGAAGACAGAAATTGCGATGATTAAAGTTGTTGCTCCAAATATGGCACTAGATGTAATTGATAAGGCGATCCAAGCATTTGGAGCTGCAGGAGTCAGTGATGGTTCTACGCTAGCATATCATTGGGCTAATGCTAGAACATTAAGACTTGCAGATGGGCCGGATGAAGTACATCGTCGCCAGATTGCTAATTTAGAACTTCGGAAATATTCATAA
- a CDS encoding 3-hydroxybutyrate dehydrogenase: MVENKVVFITGAASGIGYEIGVEFIKNGAKVVFSDINENKVKEVTELLRQKGYECIGIKCDVTKEEELQEAINLTVEKYNRIDVLFNNAGLQHVASIEDFSTEKFELITKVMLVAPFMATKHVFPIMKKQGFGRILNMASVNGLIGFAGKAAYNSAKHGVIGLSKVAALEGADYGITVNALCPGYVDTPLVRNQFNDLAKNRNVSVEKVLEEVLYPLVPQRRLLDVQEVSDYALFLASDKAKGVTGQAVVIDGGYMAQ, translated from the coding sequence ATGGTAGAAAATAAAGTTGTGTTTATTACAGGTGCAGCAAGTGGAATTGGTTATGAAATTGGCGTCGAATTTATAAAAAACGGTGCAAAAGTAGTTTTTTCTGATATTAATGAGAATAAGGTAAAAGAAGTAACTGAACTCTTAAGGCAAAAAGGATACGAGTGCATCGGCATAAAGTGTGATGTAACAAAAGAAGAAGAATTACAGGAGGCAATTAATTTAACCGTAGAAAAATATAACAGAATTGATGTTCTTTTTAACAATGCAGGATTACAACATGTAGCGTCGATTGAAGATTTCTCCACTGAAAAATTTGAGTTGATTACCAAAGTTATGCTTGTTGCCCCATTCATGGCAACAAAGCATGTATTTCCAATTATGAAAAAGCAAGGATTTGGTCGCATCCTAAATATGGCGTCAGTTAATGGATTAATTGGATTTGCGGGAAAAGCAGCATACAATAGTGCGAAACATGGGGTAATTGGATTATCAAAAGTAGCAGCCTTAGAAGGTGCAGATTATGGCATCACAGTTAACGCGTTATGTCCCGGCTACGTTGATACACCACTTGTTAGGAATCAATTTAATGATTTAGCTAAAAACCGAAATGTATCAGTGGAAAAAGTACTTGAAGAGGTGCTCTATCCGTTAGTACCGCAAAGAAGATTATTAGACGTTCAGGAAGTTTCGGATTATGCACTATTTTTGGCAAGTGATAAGGCTAAAGGTGTAACTGGTCAGGCTGTTGTTATCGATGGTGGATACATGGCGCAGTGA
- a CDS encoding phosphotransferase family protein has translation MKSSYSDTISVREGEDLNKEVLLQFIRANIEDIPNETLDIEQFGAGHSNLTYLLKVGRWEAVLRRPPLGPVAPKAHDMGRESRILSSLHPLYPIAPKPFIFSEDESIVGSPFFIMERRKGIVVDSTFPEDVNYDPSLGRRISEIMVDKLVELHQVDYTKTELVNMTKPDGFMERQVAGWTKRYYNSKTDEVSGVDQLTNWLKNNVPISPEPSIIHYDYKLNNAMFSDDFNEMAGLFDWEMTTVGDPLADLGGALSYWIEAEDPDELKKGFGKPSVTIKDGFFSREEFLEDYAKKSGRDVSKIHFYLTFAYFKLAVICQQIYFRYKKGQTNDQRFARLNEYVDSLVHHALNSAKGVIK, from the coding sequence ATGAAATCTTCGTATAGTGATACGATAAGCGTTCGAGAAGGCGAAGATCTAAATAAAGAAGTACTACTTCAATTTATTCGAGCAAACATAGAAGACATTCCAAACGAAACATTGGATATTGAACAATTTGGCGCAGGTCATTCAAATCTAACTTATTTATTAAAAGTAGGAAGGTGGGAAGCGGTATTACGGCGCCCTCCTCTTGGCCCTGTAGCGCCAAAAGCGCATGATATGGGAAGGGAAAGTCGGATTTTATCGAGCTTGCATCCTTTATACCCAATCGCTCCCAAACCATTCATTTTTTCTGAAGATGAGTCGATTGTAGGCAGCCCATTTTTCATCATGGAACGAAGAAAGGGAATTGTGGTAGATTCTACGTTTCCTGAAGATGTTAATTACGACCCATCATTAGGTCGACGAATCTCAGAAATTATGGTCGATAAGTTAGTAGAATTGCATCAAGTTGACTACACTAAAACGGAATTGGTTAATATGACTAAACCGGATGGATTTATGGAACGTCAAGTAGCTGGATGGACGAAACGCTATTATAATTCGAAAACGGATGAAGTCTCAGGGGTAGATCAATTAACAAACTGGTTGAAAAATAACGTACCGATTTCTCCTGAGCCGTCAATTATACATTATGATTATAAATTAAATAATGCAATGTTTTCTGATGATTTTAATGAAATGGCTGGTCTATTTGACTGGGAAATGACTACTGTGGGTGACCCTTTGGCAGATCTTGGTGGAGCTTTAAGCTATTGGATTGAAGCTGAAGATCCGGATGAACTAAAAAAGGGATTCGGAAAACCTTCTGTGACAATAAAGGACGGATTTTTCAGTCGAGAGGAATTTCTAGAAGACTATGCTAAGAAAAGCGGACGTGATGTATCAAAAATTCATTTTTATCTTACGTTTGCATACTTTAAGCTTGCTGTCATCTGTCAACAGATCTATTTCCGTTACAAAAAGGGACAGACAAACGACCAACGTTTTGCTCGGCTTAATGAATACGTGGATAGTTTAGTGCATCATGCGTTAAACTCTGCCAAAGGCGTGATCAAGTGA
- a CDS encoding CoA-acylating methylmalonate-semialdehyde dehydrogenase, protein MSQTKVKTLQNYVGGEWVEAKADKTEAVYNPATGEAIAHVPISSDEDVENAVKVAAEAFQTWKEVPVPKRARILFKYQQLLVDNSDELAEIVTIENGKNLKEAQGEVQRGIENVEFAAGAPSLMMGEQFPSIANGLESGVYNYPIGVVGGITPFNFPMMVPAWMFPMAIVTGNTFVLKPSERTPLLANRLAELLEEAGLPNGVFNIVHGAHDVVNGLLDHKDVAAISFVGSQPVAEYVYKRGTDNLKRVQALAGAKNHSIVLGDANLDNATTQILNAAFGSAGERCMAASVVAVEDSVADEFIEQLTQKANEVTIGNGLDDGVFLGPVIRENHKDRTLQYIETGEKEGATLIRDGRTDKDAQREGYFVGPTIFDNVTTEMKIWQDEIFAPVLSIVRVSDLDAAVEITNKSPFANGACIFTKDGGSVRQFRETIDAGMLGVNIGVPAPMAFFPFSGWKDSFYGDLHANGKDGLNFYTRKKVITTRWV, encoded by the coding sequence ATGAGTCAAACAAAAGTAAAAACACTTCAAAATTATGTAGGTGGAGAATGGGTTGAAGCAAAAGCGGATAAAACAGAAGCCGTATATAACCCGGCAACAGGAGAAGCTATCGCACATGTGCCTATCTCTAGTGATGAAGATGTAGAAAATGCAGTAAAAGTAGCTGCTGAAGCATTTCAAACATGGAAAGAGGTTCCTGTACCAAAACGTGCACGTATTTTATTTAAGTATCAACAATTACTCGTAGATAATTCGGATGAACTGGCTGAAATTGTAACAATCGAAAACGGAAAGAACCTGAAAGAAGCGCAAGGGGAAGTACAACGTGGTATTGAAAACGTTGAATTTGCAGCAGGAGCGCCATCATTAATGATGGGAGAACAATTTCCATCCATTGCTAATGGACTTGAATCGGGCGTTTACAACTATCCAATTGGGGTTGTCGGCGGTATTACACCATTTAATTTTCCAATGATGGTTCCTGCTTGGATGTTTCCGATGGCGATTGTAACGGGTAATACATTCGTGCTAAAACCATCCGAACGTACACCGTTGCTTGCAAACCGTCTTGCAGAACTACTTGAAGAGGCGGGATTGCCAAATGGTGTATTCAATATTGTTCATGGTGCGCATGACGTTGTAAATGGCCTGCTTGATCATAAAGATGTTGCTGCTATTTCATTTGTTGGTTCCCAGCCGGTTGCGGAATATGTTTATAAAAGGGGAACAGATAATCTGAAACGTGTGCAAGCACTTGCCGGAGCGAAAAACCATTCCATTGTATTGGGTGATGCAAATTTAGACAATGCAACGACGCAAATTTTAAATGCCGCGTTTGGTTCTGCAGGAGAGCGCTGTATGGCAGCTTCTGTAGTAGCTGTAGAAGATTCTGTGGCAGATGAATTCATTGAACAGCTTACGCAAAAAGCAAATGAAGTTACCATTGGAAATGGTCTAGATGATGGTGTATTCCTGGGGCCAGTTATCCGTGAAAATCATAAAGATCGGACGCTTCAGTATATTGAAACCGGGGAAAAAGAAGGTGCAACCCTTATTCGTGACGGACGTACGGATAAAGATGCGCAACGTGAAGGTTATTTTGTAGGACCAACTATTTTTGACAATGTAACGACAGAAATGAAAATTTGGCAGGACGAAATTTTCGCACCTGTATTATCCATTGTCCGAGTGAGTGATCTTGATGCCGCTGTTGAAATAACGAATAAATCCCCATTTGCAAATGGCGCATGTATCTTCACGAAAGATGGTGGAAGCGTACGCCAATTCCGTGAAACCATTGATGCAGGGATGCTTGGCGTAAATATAGGTGTACCCGCACCAATGGCGTTCTTCCCATTCTCTGGATGGAAGGATTCCTTCTATGGGGATCTACATGCTAACGGCAAAGATGGACTTAATTTCTATACACGGAAGAAAGTTATTACAACAAGATGGGTGTAA
- a CDS encoding iron-containing alcohol dehydrogenase, with protein MEDYAVLRMPQTINYGRHAFEKVGEESAAKGKKALIISDKVMDDLGNVSDCRGFLSKESVDSTVYLGVESEPTDIYVAEALEIFKKEQCDIVISLGGGSCIDTAKAIAVLATNGGYIGDYMGAKKLADVDPVPHIAIPTTAGTGSEATDATIIANTSNDVKMMIKQPVFMPVVAIVDPLLTMSSPKHVTAATGVDALSHAIEGYISKQSHPMTDMFALSAMKLITENIMTAYEDGENVNAREAMALGSLQAGIAFSNSSVCLVHGMSRPIGALFHVPHGYSNAMLLPAVLEFSKEASISRLADLGGIFSPEAINYTDEDAADLAVSSVKKLCLNLNIPNLSGWGIDKQEFETAAGKMSADALASGSPANNPRVPTQMEIEELYHICYAYEFTTESKVR; from the coding sequence ATGGAAGATTATGCTGTTCTGCGAATGCCACAGACGATTAATTATGGTCGTCATGCATTTGAGAAAGTGGGGGAAGAATCGGCAGCAAAAGGAAAAAAGGCACTTATTATTAGTGATAAGGTAATGGATGACCTTGGAAATGTAAGCGATTGCCGTGGATTTTTATCTAAAGAGAGCGTTGATAGCACAGTTTATTTAGGAGTTGAATCTGAGCCAACCGATATTTATGTTGCGGAGGCTTTGGAAATATTCAAAAAGGAACAATGCGATATAGTGATTTCTCTTGGTGGCGGAAGCTGTATTGATACAGCAAAAGCAATCGCTGTCCTTGCTACAAACGGAGGTTATATCGGGGATTATATGGGTGCAAAAAAATTAGCTGATGTAGATCCAGTTCCACATATTGCAATCCCAACGACTGCAGGAACTGGTTCGGAAGCAACAGATGCGACGATCATCGCAAATACATCAAATGATGTCAAAATGATGATAAAACAGCCAGTATTTATGCCAGTTGTCGCTATTGTTGATCCATTACTGACAATGTCATCTCCAAAACATGTAACCGCAGCAACAGGGGTAGATGCACTAAGTCACGCAATTGAAGGTTATATTTCTAAACAGTCTCATCCGATGACAGATATGTTTGCGCTTTCTGCGATGAAATTAATTACTGAGAATATCATGACAGCCTATGAAGATGGAGAAAACGTCAATGCAAGAGAAGCAATGGCCTTAGGTTCTTTACAGGCTGGTATTGCTTTTTCAAATTCCTCGGTGTGTTTAGTGCATGGGATGTCTAGACCGATTGGTGCATTATTTCATGTTCCTCATGGGTATTCAAATGCAATGCTTTTACCGGCAGTATTAGAATTTAGTAAGGAAGCTTCTATTAGCCGTTTAGCAGATTTAGGGGGAATCTTTTCACCAGAGGCTATAAATTATACGGACGAAGATGCTGCTGATCTAGCTGTTTCTTCTGTGAAAAAGCTCTGTTTAAATTTAAATATTCCCAATCTTAGTGGATGGGGTATCGATAAACAGGAATTTGAGACCGCTGCCGGTAAGATGTCTGCAGATGCTTTAGCAAGTGGGAGCCCGGCAAATAATCCGCGAGTCCCGACACAAATGGAAATTGAAGAACTCTATCATATTTGTTATGCGTATGAGTTCACCACAGAGAGTAAAGTGAGATAG
- a CDS encoding SDR family oxidoreductase gives MSVMNLFNLEGKTAIVTGGARGLGAQIAEIYAEGGANVVVCSRKYDACKEKSEELKKLGVDSLAFSCDVSNQDDIKKIVEGTLEHFGAIDILVNNSGATWGAPVVDMPFEAWEKVMNVNVNGTFLMSQAVGKEMIKQQSGKIINIASVAGFGGSDPRYMDTIGYNTSKGAVMTFTKDLAAKWGKYNINVNAIAPGFFPTKMSNGLLEKGGDKILEGTPLNRFGSDEDMKGAALFLATKASDFITGDILTVDGGSHTL, from the coding sequence TTGAGTGTTATGAACTTATTCAATTTAGAAGGTAAAACTGCAATTGTTACAGGAGGCGCACGAGGCTTAGGCGCACAAATTGCGGAAATCTATGCAGAAGGAGGAGCAAACGTTGTAGTTTGTTCACGGAAATATGATGCATGTAAGGAAAAAAGTGAAGAACTTAAAAAGTTAGGTGTTGACTCTTTAGCTTTTAGTTGTGATGTGTCAAATCAAGACGATATTAAAAAAATAGTGGAAGGAACACTTGAACACTTTGGTGCAATTGATATTCTAGTAAATAATAGTGGAGCGACATGGGGAGCACCGGTGGTTGATATGCCTTTTGAAGCTTGGGAGAAGGTAATGAATGTCAATGTAAATGGAACATTTTTGATGAGTCAGGCTGTTGGCAAAGAAATGATAAAACAACAAAGCGGAAAAATCATTAATATTGCTTCGGTTGCTGGGTTTGGCGGATCAGATCCGAGGTATATGGATACAATCGGTTACAATACCAGTAAAGGTGCAGTCATGACGTTTACAAAAGATCTTGCGGCAAAATGGGGCAAGTATAATATCAATGTCAATGCAATTGCTCCAGGGTTTTTCCCGACGAAAATGTCGAATGGATTACTTGAAAAAGGTGGCGATAAAATCCTGGAAGGAACGCCATTGAACCGATTTGGAAGTGATGAAGATATGAAAGGCGCAGCATTATTCCTAGCTACTAAGGCATCCGATTTCATAACAGGAGATATTTTAACAGTTGATGGTGGATCACATACTCTCTAA
- a CDS encoding sigma-54-dependent Fis family transcriptional regulator produces the protein MIQDFIQSSDKMLEREETLRIERWMIPNPTSIQIDKTLKEAAQVLDKTDIDCLPVVGEGMKPVGMVTANILINSFLHGNEEKSVVTSISEENFFIVRSSDSLLDIYSLSFKFFAVIDDQNRLVGIISRNEILKGLSWYIKELEHTAESLNVILESAYEGVAVVDETGIIREFNEAYSRFTGIDKKVAVGSHVEEVIDNTNLNNTVKTGLPERGVVQYIQGQAMVVHRIPIWKNDRVIGAIGMVIFEGVTELYRIYERFQENTIPNKQEQQSLPKKRRESRKMTLDQIIGVSESTSTTKRIARKIAKTNATVLITGESGTGKEMYAKGIHHLSALSTGPFISVNCGAIPENLFESELFGYAEGAFTGAKKGGKPGKFELAQNGTLFLDEIAEMPLMMQTKLLRILQEKEFERVGGIEKYEINTRIIAATNRNLKEMVKAGDFREDLFYRINVIELPILPLRERTEDIPPLVSNYLYAICTAYQMPVKSITPEAMSKFVHYHWHGNIRELMNTIEKLVVLVDGATIDTHHLPEVMIDKEIMKKAPHNEQTTLIKQEKSLGNEREKVLIKRILKSTEGNKSKAAEKLGIHRTTLYQKLKKYKLQ, from the coding sequence ATGATCCAGGATTTCATCCAAAGTTCAGATAAAATGTTAGAGAGAGAAGAAACGCTCAGGATAGAGAGGTGGATGATCCCTAATCCTACGTCTATTCAAATAGATAAAACGTTAAAAGAAGCAGCACAAGTGTTAGACAAAACAGATATAGACTGCCTTCCGGTTGTGGGTGAAGGGATGAAACCGGTAGGAATGGTGACGGCTAACATACTTATAAATAGTTTTCTACATGGAAATGAGGAAAAGTCTGTAGTAACAAGTATCTCAGAAGAAAACTTTTTTATTGTTCGTTCGAGTGATTCCTTGTTAGATATTTACTCTTTGTCGTTTAAATTTTTCGCCGTCATCGATGATCAGAATAGATTAGTAGGTATTATATCAAGAAACGAAATCTTGAAAGGGCTTTCCTGGTATATCAAAGAACTTGAACATACAGCTGAGAGCTTGAATGTCATTCTAGAAAGTGCATATGAAGGTGTTGCGGTTGTTGATGAAACAGGTATCATAAGAGAATTTAATGAAGCATATAGTCGCTTTACAGGAATTGACAAAAAAGTGGCTGTGGGAAGTCATGTGGAAGAAGTAATTGACAACACGAATTTAAATAATACTGTAAAAACGGGGTTGCCCGAGCGAGGAGTAGTACAGTATATTCAGGGGCAGGCAATGGTTGTACATCGTATTCCGATTTGGAAAAATGATAGAGTTATCGGGGCAATTGGTATGGTCATTTTTGAGGGTGTTACAGAATTGTACCGAATCTATGAAAGATTCCAGGAAAATACGATTCCTAATAAACAAGAACAGCAATCTCTTCCTAAAAAAAGAAGGGAAAGCAGAAAAATGACGTTGGATCAGATTATTGGTGTCAGTGAGAGTACCTCTACTACAAAGCGTATAGCAAGAAAAATTGCAAAAACAAATGCAACCGTTTTAATAACAGGTGAGAGCGGTACTGGTAAGGAAATGTATGCAAAGGGTATTCATCATTTAAGTGCGTTATCCACAGGGCCTTTTATCAGTGTAAACTGTGGTGCTATTCCTGAGAACTTATTTGAGTCCGAATTATTTGGGTATGCAGAAGGTGCTTTTACTGGAGCAAAAAAGGGTGGAAAGCCGGGTAAATTTGAATTGGCTCAAAATGGAACATTGTTCTTAGATGAAATTGCAGAAATGCCTCTTATGATGCAGACAAAGTTATTGCGGATTTTACAAGAAAAGGAATTTGAACGTGTAGGAGGTATTGAGAAATACGAAATTAATACGAGGATTATTGCGGCTACTAATCGTAATCTGAAAGAGATGGTGAAGGCGGGGGACTTTCGTGAAGATCTTTTTTATCGAATAAATGTTATCGAGTTGCCAATATTACCGCTTCGTGAGCGCACAGAAGACATTCCACCGCTGGTCTCAAATTATTTATACGCTATCTGTACGGCGTATCAAATGCCGGTAAAATCAATAACTCCAGAGGCAATGTCAAAATTTGTACACTATCATTGGCATGGCAATATAAGGGAACTTATGAATACAATTGAAAAGCTTGTTGTGTTAGTGGATGGGGCTACCATTGATACCCACCATTTACCTGAAGTTATGATAGATAAAGAGATTATGAAAAAAGCACCGCACAATGAACAAACGACACTGATCAAACAGGAGAAAAGTCTAGGGAATGAAAGAGAAAAGGTACTGATTAAACGGATATTAAAAAGTACGGAGGGCAATAAGTCAAAAGCTGCAGAAAAGCTTGGTATTCATCGAACCACTTTATATCAGAAACTTAAAAAATATAAACTACAATAA
- a CDS encoding GntP family permease: protein MDILGMIGLIASLVLLVYLTMKGINIIIAALIISIVVAVTGGLNLGTALMDDYMTGFTDYFASWFLVFLLGAIFGKIMQETKSAESIAQWIKRTLGTKRAVFAVVAAAAVMTYGGVSLFVVGFAVYPIALSLFRAANLPHRFIPAALVFGSISFTMTAPGSPEIQNIIPTEFFGTTPTAGGFIGVLSAFLIMVAGGLWLGRMVRKASERGETFSLPNASSQAEEESASGLAAEDQEDQHPEPVKDLPNVFLAFLPLIIVIGLLNILSMFINPTASLLIALTTGIFLACILMNKYLKEFWEALATGTQNSLVALANTCAVVGFGSVAAQVSAFDSVVDAVVSIPGPPLLGLAVGVTVVCGITGSASGGLGIALPILAPIYMGQGLDTGDMHRVSALASGGIDSLPHNGYVVTTVRAICGETHKRAYAPIFMVSVVVPSIVLLLAVFLYSIF from the coding sequence ATGGATATATTGGGCATGATTGGATTAATTGCATCTCTAGTGTTACTTGTTTATCTAACCATGAAAGGTATAAATATTATTATTGCAGCACTTATTATTTCAATTGTAGTTGCTGTGACGGGTGGTTTGAATTTAGGAACTGCCCTTATGGATGATTATATGACAGGTTTTACGGATTACTTTGCTTCATGGTTTCTAGTCTTTTTACTTGGAGCTATTTTTGGGAAAATCATGCAGGAAACAAAATCTGCTGAGAGTATTGCACAATGGATTAAACGTACATTAGGAACAAAACGAGCAGTATTTGCAGTTGTGGCAGCAGCTGCAGTTATGACCTATGGAGGGGTGAGTTTATTCGTTGTTGGATTTGCGGTATATCCAATAGCCCTCTCATTGTTCCGTGCAGCTAATTTACCGCATCGATTTATCCCTGCTGCTTTAGTATTTGGGTCAATATCTTTTACAATGACTGCACCGGGTTCTCCGGAAATTCAAAATATCATTCCGACTGAATTCTTTGGAACAACACCTACAGCTGGTGGATTTATCGGTGTTCTTAGTGCATTTCTAATTATGGTCGCCGGGGGATTGTGGCTTGGAAGAATGGTAAGAAAAGCGTCTGAAAGAGGAGAAACATTTTCTCTTCCGAATGCCTCTTCGCAAGCAGAGGAAGAATCGGCTTCGGGTTTGGCAGCTGAGGATCAGGAAGATCAACATCCGGAACCTGTTAAAGATTTACCGAATGTTTTCTTAGCGTTTTTACCGCTTATCATTGTTATTGGCTTGTTAAATATCTTGTCGATGTTTATCAATCCTACTGCTTCCTTGTTGATCGCACTGACAACTGGGATTTTCTTAGCATGTATATTAATGAATAAATATCTTAAAGAATTTTGGGAAGCTCTTGCAACAGGTACCCAGAATTCGTTAGTAGCACTTGCAAATACATGTGCTGTAGTTGGTTTTGGTAGTGTTGCTGCGCAAGTATCAGCTTTTGATAGCGTGGTGGATGCAGTCGTGAGTATTCCTGGCCCGCCTTTACTAGGGTTGGCAGTGGGTGTAACGGTTGTTTGTGGTATTACAGGATCAGCTTCTGGAGGATTAGGAATTGCGTTACCAATTCTGGCACCCATTTATATGGGGCAGGGATTAGACACAGGTGATATGCACCGTGTTTCTGCGTTAGCTTCTGGTGGTATCGATTCACTTCCGCATAATGGATACGTAGTTACGACAGTACGTGCTATTTGTGGCGAAACGCATAAAAGAGCCTATGCACCTATTTTTATGGTAAGCGTTGTTGTTCCGTCTATTGTACTGTTATTAGCAGTATTCTTATATTCTATTTTCTAA
- a CDS encoding TetR/AcrR family transcriptional regulator yields MKEKITEQSILLFEKKGFSVTSIQDIVNELGVTKGTFYYYFNSKEQLLMDIHYDYITSLLKRQEEIMNNNNLSQKDKLIENIRLIITDIVERGPSARVFFREMRHLTDENIEKIKQKREQIRLNFEKVIQIGIDNVEFNHSLQVDMVAFGIVGMTNWSYNWYQPDGKITPDELVTIYADMVLGGIQN; encoded by the coding sequence ATGAAGGAAAAAATCACGGAACAGAGTATTTTACTGTTTGAGAAAAAGGGTTTTAGTGTAACATCCATTCAGGATATTGTTAATGAATTAGGAGTTACGAAGGGAACATTCTATTACTATTTTAATAGTAAAGAACAGTTGTTAATGGATATTCATTACGACTACATTACATCGTTACTAAAGCGTCAAGAAGAAATTATGAATAACAATAATTTGTCACAGAAAGATAAATTAATCGAAAACATTCGCTTAATAATCACAGATATTGTCGAGCGTGGGCCAAGTGCAAGGGTATTCTTCCGAGAAATGAGACATTTAACTGATGAAAATATCGAAAAAATAAAGCAAAAACGAGAGCAAATTCGTTTGAATTTTGAAAAGGTGATACAAATAGGAATTGATAATGTGGAATTTAACCATTCTTTACAGGTGGATATGGTAGCGTTTGGTATTGTTGGGATGACGAATTGGAGCTATAATTGGTACCAACCAGATGGGAAGATTACACCAGATGAATTGGTAACGATTTATGCTGACATGGTTTTAGGCGGTATTCAAAACTAA